From Camelus ferus isolate YT-003-E chromosome 18, BCGSAC_Cfer_1.0, whole genome shotgun sequence, one genomic window encodes:
- the STX1B gene encoding syntaxin-1B isoform X2 has protein sequence MKDRTQELRSAKDSDDEEEVVHVDRDHFMDEFFEQVEEIRGCIEKLSEDVEQVKKQHSAILAAPNPDEKTKQELEDLTADIKKTANKVRSKLKAIEQSIEQEEGLNRSSADLRIRKTQHSTLSRKFVEVMTEYNATQSKYRDRCKDRIQRQLEITGRTTTNEELEDMLESGKLAIFTDDIKMDSQMTKQALNEIETRHNEIIKLETSIRELHDMFVDMAMLVESQGEMIDRIEYNVEHSVDYVERAVSDTKKAVKYQSKARR, from the exons ATGAAGGATCGGACTCAAGAGCTGCGGAGT gcGAAAGACAGCGATGATGAGGAGGAGGTGGTCCATGTGGATCGGGACCACTTCATGGATGAGTTCTTTGAACAG GTGGAAGAGATCCGGGGCTGCATCGAGAAGCTGTCAGAGGATGTGGAGCAAGTGAAAAAGCAACACAGTGCCATCCTGGCTGCCCCCAACCCAGATGAGA AGACCAAACAGGAGCTGGAGGACCTCACCGCAGACATCAAGAAGACGGCCAACAAGGTTCGATCCAAGTTGAAAG CGATCGAGCAAAGCATTGAACAGGAGGAGGGACTGAATCGTTCCTCTGCAGACCTGCGCATCCGCAAGACCCAG CACTCCACACTCTCCCGGAAGTTCGTGGAAGTAATGACTGAATATAACGCGACCCAGTCCAAGTACCGGGACCGCTGCAAGGACCGGATCCAGCGGCAGCTGGAGATCA CCGGAAGGACCACGACCAACGAAGAACTGGAAGACATGCTGGAGAGTGGGAAGTTGGCCATCTTCACGGATGAT ATCAAAATGGACTCACAGATGACGAAGCAGGCATTGAACGAGATCGAGACGAGGCACAACGAGATCATCAAACTGGAAACCAGCATCCGCGAGCTGCACGACATGTTTGTGGACATGGCCATGCTCGTGGAGAGCCAG GGCGAAATGATCGACCGCATTGAGTACAACGTGGAACATTCCGTGGACTACGTGGAGCGAGCCGTGTCCGACACCAAGAAAGCTGTGAAATATCAGAGCAAGGCCCGGAGG
- the STX4 gene encoding syntaxin-4 isoform X2 has product MKQDLQNLRDEIKQLGRDIRAQLKAIEPQKEEADENYNSVNTRMRKTQHGVLSQQFVELINKCNSMQSEYREKNVERIRRQLKITNAGMVSDEELEQMLDSGQSEVFVSNILKDTQVTRQALNEISARHSEIQQLERSIRELHEIFTFLATEVEMQGEMINRIEKNILSSADYVERGQEHVKVALENQKKARKKKIFIAICLSVTVLILVVIISVSTLV; this is encoded by the exons ATGAAGCAGGACCTGCAGAACCTGCGCGACGAGATCAAACAGCTGGGGAGGGACATCCGCGCGCAGCTAAAGG CCATAGAGCCCCAGAAGGAGGAAGCTGATGAGAATTATAACTCGGTCAACACAAGAATGAGAAAAACCCAG CACGGGGTCCTGTCCCAGCAATTCGTGGAGCTCATCAACAAGTGCAACTCAATGCAGTCCGAATACCGGGAGAAGAATGTGGAGCGGATTCGGAGGCAGCTGAAGATCA CAAATGCTGGAATGGTGTCGGATGAGGAGCTGGAGCAGATGCTGGACAGCGGGCAGAGTGAGGTGTTTGTGTCCAAT ATACTGAAGGACACGCAGGTGACTCGACAGGCCCTCAATGAGATCTCGGCCCGGCACAGTGAGATCCAGCAGCTTGAACGCAGTATCCGTGAACTTCATGAGATTTTCACTTTTCTGGCTACTGAGGTGGAGATGCAG GGGGAGATGATCAACCGAATTGAGAAGAACATTCTGAGCTCAGCAGACTATGTGGAACGTGGGCAGGAACATGTCAAGGTGGCCCTGGAGAACCAGAAGAAGGCGAGGAAG aagaaaatctttattGCCATCTGTTTGTCCGTCACTGTCCTCATTCTGGTGGTCATCATTAGCGTCTCCACGTTGGTTTGA
- the STX1B gene encoding syntaxin-1B isoform X1, with protein sequence MKDRTQELRSAKDSDDEEEVVHVDRDHFMDEFFEQVEEIRGCIEKLSEDVEQVKKQHSAILAAPNPDEKTKQELEDLTADIKKTANKVRSKLKAIEQSIEQEEGLNRSSADLRIRKTQHSTLSRKFVEVMTEYNATQSKYRDRCKDRIQRQLEITGRTTTNEELEDMLESGKLAIFTDDIKMDSQMTKQALNEIETRHNEIIKLETSIRELHDMFVDMAMLVESQGEMIDRIEYNVEHSVDYVERAVSDTKKAVKYQSKARRKKIMIIICCVVLGVVLASSIGGTLGL encoded by the exons ATGAAGGATCGGACTCAAGAGCTGCGGAGT gcGAAAGACAGCGATGATGAGGAGGAGGTGGTCCATGTGGATCGGGACCACTTCATGGATGAGTTCTTTGAACAG GTGGAAGAGATCCGGGGCTGCATCGAGAAGCTGTCAGAGGATGTGGAGCAAGTGAAAAAGCAACACAGTGCCATCCTGGCTGCCCCCAACCCAGATGAGA AGACCAAACAGGAGCTGGAGGACCTCACCGCAGACATCAAGAAGACGGCCAACAAGGTTCGATCCAAGTTGAAAG CGATCGAGCAAAGCATTGAACAGGAGGAGGGACTGAATCGTTCCTCTGCAGACCTGCGCATCCGCAAGACCCAG CACTCCACACTCTCCCGGAAGTTCGTGGAAGTAATGACTGAATATAACGCGACCCAGTCCAAGTACCGGGACCGCTGCAAGGACCGGATCCAGCGGCAGCTGGAGATCA CCGGAAGGACCACGACCAACGAAGAACTGGAAGACATGCTGGAGAGTGGGAAGTTGGCCATCTTCACGGATGAT ATCAAAATGGACTCACAGATGACGAAGCAGGCATTGAACGAGATCGAGACGAGGCACAACGAGATCATCAAACTGGAAACCAGCATCCGCGAGCTGCACGACATGTTTGTGGACATGGCCATGCTCGTGGAGAGCCAG GGCGAAATGATCGACCGCATTGAGTACAACGTGGAACATTCCGTGGACTACGTGGAGCGAGCCGTGTCCGACACCAAGAAAGCTGTGAAATATCAGAGCAAGGCCCGGAGG AAGAAAATCATGATCATCATTTGCTGTGTGGTGCTGGGGGTGGTCTTGGCGTCATCCATTGGGGGGACGCTGGGCTTGTAg
- the STX4 gene encoding syntaxin-4 isoform X1 has translation MRDRTRELRQGDDSSDDEDKERVALVVHPGTARLGSPDDEFFQKVRTIRQTIVKLENKVRELEKQQVTILATPLPEESMKQDLQNLRDEIKQLGRDIRAQLKAIEPQKEEADENYNSVNTRMRKTQHGVLSQQFVELINKCNSMQSEYREKNVERIRRQLKITNAGMVSDEELEQMLDSGQSEVFVSNILKDTQVTRQALNEISARHSEIQQLERSIRELHEIFTFLATEVEMQGEMINRIEKNILSSADYVERGQEHVKVALENQKKARKKKIFIAICLSVTVLILVVIISVSTLV, from the exons ATGCGGGACAGGACCCGCGAACTGAGGCAG ggggatgacAGCTCGGACGATGAGGACAAGGAGCGCGTCGCGCTGGTGGTACACCCGGGCACGGCACGACTGGGGAGCCCGGACGATGAGTTCTTCCAGAAG GTCCGGACAATTCGGCAGACTATTGTCAAGCTGGAGAATAAAGTCCGAGAGTTGGAGAAGCAGCAGGTCACCATCCTGGCCACGCCCCTTCCCGAGGAGA GCATGAAGCAGGACCTGCAGAACCTGCGCGACGAGATCAAACAGCTGGGGAGGGACATCCGCGCGCAGCTAAAGG CCATAGAGCCCCAGAAGGAGGAAGCTGATGAGAATTATAACTCGGTCAACACAAGAATGAGAAAAACCCAG CACGGGGTCCTGTCCCAGCAATTCGTGGAGCTCATCAACAAGTGCAACTCAATGCAGTCCGAATACCGGGAGAAGAATGTGGAGCGGATTCGGAGGCAGCTGAAGATCA CAAATGCTGGAATGGTGTCGGATGAGGAGCTGGAGCAGATGCTGGACAGCGGGCAGAGTGAGGTGTTTGTGTCCAAT ATACTGAAGGACACGCAGGTGACTCGACAGGCCCTCAATGAGATCTCGGCCCGGCACAGTGAGATCCAGCAGCTTGAACGCAGTATCCGTGAACTTCATGAGATTTTCACTTTTCTGGCTACTGAGGTGGAGATGCAG GGGGAGATGATCAACCGAATTGAGAAGAACATTCTGAGCTCAGCAGACTATGTGGAACGTGGGCAGGAACATGTCAAGGTGGCCCTGGAGAACCAGAAGAAGGCGAGGAAG aagaaaatctttattGCCATCTGTTTGTCCGTCACTGTCCTCATTCTGGTGGTCATCATTAGCGTCTCCACGTTGGTTTGA